Sequence from the Bacillota bacterium genome:
AAGAAGGGAGAACATTCCTGCCCCTGCGGTTTGCGGCAAACGTGGCAGGTGTAGCTGACGACAACGTCCTGTGGGATGCCACAACTGGTAAAGTCACTGTTATTAAGGGTGATCGTGTTGTTCAGTTTACCATAGGCAGCAATATAATGCTGCTGAACGGTGCAGCTGTAACCATGGATGTTGTTCCTGAAATCGTTACAGGCCGGATCATGCTGCCGATCCGCTGGCTGGCAGATGCTCTTGGCGTGGCCATAGAATGGGATCCTGCATCTCAAACTGTTGTGGTTAGAGTTCCTGACGAAACAGGCAAGACGGGGTCACTTCCGGCCGGCAATAAACAGGAAGGGGCGCTTGAGGAGCCTGCTGCGAACTATAAGGCAATTGTAAAAGAGTACAGGTGGCACGATAAGCAGGGCAACGAATGGACGTGGCGGGTGCCCATTCCGGAAGAGATGTACCGGTATTACGGAAGCCAGCCCAGGATCCACGAACGCGTTTTGAAAGAGTACCTGGAGCGGCTCAACAACCTGAAGCAGCAAGCGGAAGAGCTTAAGCGTTACATGGATTTCTGGTATCAACAGTGCAGGATTTTGCCAGGTGATTCTTACTACGAAGCCTGGCGAAAATACCAGGCGTATATGAGCGCATATTATGAAGCTCAACGCGATCTAGACCGGATCTGGTCGGAATACCTGGAACTGCAGCGATTGTACCGGGAAGCGGAGTACCGGCGGATGCTTGACGGATATGTGCCTTACGTGACGGAAGAGAAAAACAGCGAACTGGTGAGAACCCTGGCCGGAGCAATTGCCGAAAAAGCGCCCCGGACTCCCAGAGAGAGAATAGAGTTTGCGGCGGCGTTCGTCCAGGAAGCAATACCCTACGTAAGCGAAAAAGGAGAGTACCCCAGGTATCCGGTTGAGACGCTGGTGGATGGCGGTGACTGCGAGGACAAATCTATCCTGCTTGCCGCGATTCTTAAGGCGATGGGTTACAGAACAGCGCTTCTGGTTTTCAGCGGCAACCCCGGCCACATGGCAGTGGGGGTGGAGTGCCCGGACTGCTGGGGAAGCTATTACCAGAAGGATGGGGTCAAGTACTTCTACCTTGAGACCACTAAACCTGGCTGGCCACTCGGCGAGATTCCGCCGGAATACCAGGGAAAAGGCGCGCTGGTTTATGTTGTTCCATGAAATTTATCTCTTTTCTGCGAATTTTGCTGTAGGTTGTGTGGGTCGTAGCTTCAAGTTTTAGAGGTAGCGGAACTGTGAAAGGCTTTTCAACCACAAGAGGGTTCTACGTGTGAAGGGAGGCGTTGGATATGCCAGCCCGCATAGTCAAACAGAACCGCGAGATAAAAGAGCTTTTCCGGGCAAAAATCCGGGAGAAAGTGGAACGCGAAAGGAAGGAGATGCACGAACGCATAGATGAGGAAGTGCCATCCTGGTTCAGGTGGGCCGTCAGGCCGCTGGCGGAGTGGCGGTTCAACGCCGTGCGGGCCAGGGACAAAGCCAAAGGAGAAGGCGGGGAAGACAACGCTTTCTTGCATTTCTGGCTCCTCCTGCCGAACAGCTGGGTTGTGGTCAATGACGCCGTAGTAGAACCGGAGCCGGACGAGTTCGTCCAGATAGACCACGTGCTGATCGGGCCGCCGGGGATGTTTCTGGTGGAGACCAAAGCCTGGGAAGGGGCCTTTCTGGGGTACAAGGATAACTGGAAGCGGAAGGAGGGCAATTCCTGGGTGCGCTGCGAGAGCCCCACGAAGCAGAACCTGCGTCATAAGCGACTGTTTGCGGAGTGGCTCAAGGGGTCGAAGCTGTGCCTGCCAGGAGATTCTGGAGAGTATGTGTTCCCCGTGGTTCTCTTCACCCGCTGCCGGTGGCTGAAGGCCGAGGACTGCTCCATGCCCGTCTTCCGCGGCGGGGCGGAGTTGGTGGGGTATTTGCGGCGCTGCGCTAAAGAAAAGACGGTGCTTTCCTCTGATCAGATAGACGCGGTGGCCCGGGCTTTGGCCGATGCCAGGCCGCTGTGTATGCAGTTCGGGGTGGAACGAATCGAGAAGGTGGAGACAAAAAAAGGGAAAAAGTGTGTACGTGTCCTCGGTCAGGGGGAGAAGGCGGAGCTGGTGCGAGGAATGTACACAGCCAGAGGTAGAGAGGTTTCCAAGCTTTTCGCGGATAAACGCGAAAGCGGGTGGTGGTGTTTTTATTTGGATTAACTTTAACCTGTTCTGCTTCAGGGGTGGGAAGTATACAGATTATAGTTACGAGGCATTGTGTTGGTTCCTCTACGGAAGGTAGACGTAGAGGCGCACTGTTAGGAGACGTTGAGGTGAAAAATTCCGGCGGTCAGATTGGTGGGCTGCGGGAATAAGCCCGGCCAACCGGGTGGACTTTGGAAGCAGGGAAGAAGCGATCCGGCAGGGTTATATCCCGTGCAAGGTGTGCAGGCCTTGGCTTCTGGAGGGGATATTCTTGGAAAATCAGAGCGATAGGGATGGTATAAAGATTCGTGAGAATGCTTTGCATATCCAGGAAAAAGACCTGATGACGTGTTGAAGACGATTGAACAGGAAAACTCCAAAACCTCTGTAGCCCTCATTCGTAATGGAGTCAAGGTACTCATTGCCCGGCGGCAGGTGGGCTTTGGCGGGCGGCAAGTGGGAATTCCCTGGTGGCAAGCTTGAACTTGGCGAAAGCCCAGAGCAGTGCCTGGTGAGAGGCCTCGAAGAAGAGCTAGGCATCGCGGGACGTGAAACCGAAGGGTGAGCGTATCAGTTCCAATTCTCATGGTGGCTGGTAAGTTGCTTTTGGAGGGCGTAATCTATGAGTGATAAAGAATCCCTCATTCAACCCGGTGTCGTTCTCGAAGGGGAGATTTTCCCAGAGCCGATCCGGGCTCTATTCGTGCAACCCATTGGGGCTAATCTGAAAGTTGGAGGACAGGGGCTTCGCACCCAACACTACCACGAGCGCCTTCTGAGTCCGGACCAGGTCCATTCCCTAAAGATCATTCCCGCCGAAGCCTCCTTTGATGGCGATGCGTTACGGTTCCGATTGGGGATTGAAGCGGCCCGCTTGGGTTTGGCCTACGAATATGACCCTTATTTCTCTCTCTCCATCGCCCGCGTGGATCCACTTCCTCATCAGCTTGAAGCGGTTTACCACTATATCTTGCCTCTGCCCCAGATCCGCTTCTTGCTGGCCGACGACGCCGGGGCCGGGAAGACCATCATGGCGGGTTTGCTTCTCAAAGAGCTGAAGGTCCGGGGGCTCGTTACCCGAACTCTCATCGTCGTACCCGCCAACCTCGCCTTCCAGTGGCAACGGGAGATGCGGGACCGGTTCCGTGAGCGGTTTGACATCATCCGAGGAGTAGATCTAAGAAACGCCTATGGCGTCAATCCCTGGCAGGACAAACCTCAAGTCATCACTTCCATGGATTGGGCAAAGCGTGAAGAGGTTTTGGAAAGCCTTGGCCGAACGACTTGGGATCTAATTATCGTGGACGAAGCTCACAGGATGAGCGCCAGCGATCCCGAACATAAAACGGAGCGTTACAAACTTGGAGAACTCCTTTCGCAGAAGACGCACCATCTCTTACTGCTCACCGGTACGCCCCACAAGGGAGACCCCGTGAACTTCTGCTTCTTTTTGCAGCTCTTGGATCGAGACGTATACGGCGATGTTCGCAGCCTTGAGGAAGCCATGAAGCGCAATCGCGCCCCCTTCTATCTCCGGCGGACCAAAGAGGCGCTTGTAACTTTTCCCGATCCCGATACCGCGAGGTCCGCAG
This genomic interval carries:
- a CDS encoding copper amine oxidase → MRKPAILLVVAIVAIAMLFIFVSPARAGGGNTAVFTIGKNSYLLNGNTVVMDVAPYIKEGRTFLPLRFAANVAGVADDNVLWDATTGKVTVIKGDRVVQFTIGSNIMLLNGAAVTMDVVPEIVTGRIMLPIRWLADALGVAIEWDPASQTVVVRVPDETGKTGSLPAGNKQEGALEEPAANYKAIVKEYRWHDKQGNEWTWRVPIPEEMYRYYGSQPRIHERVLKEYLERLNNLKQQAEELKRYMDFWYQQCRILPGDSYYEAWRKYQAYMSAYYEAQRDLDRIWSEYLELQRLYREAEYRRMLDGYVPYVTEEKNSELVRTLAGAIAEKAPRTPRERIEFAAAFVQEAIPYVSEKGEYPRYPVETLVDGGDCEDKSILLAAILKAMGYRTALLVFSGNPGHMAVGVECPDCWGSYYQKDGVKYFYLETTKPGWPLGEIPPEYQGKGALVYVVP
- a CDS encoding NERD domain-containing protein, which gives rise to MPARIVKQNREIKELFRAKIREKVERERKEMHERIDEEVPSWFRWAVRPLAEWRFNAVRARDKAKGEGGEDNAFLHFWLLLPNSWVVVNDAVVEPEPDEFVQIDHVLIGPPGMFLVETKAWEGAFLGYKDNWKRKEGNSWVRCESPTKQNLRHKRLFAEWLKGSKLCLPGDSGEYVFPVVLFTRCRWLKAEDCSMPVFRGGAELVGYLRRCAKEKTVLSSDQIDAVARALADARPLCMQFGVERIEKVETKKGKKCVRVLGQGEKAELVRGMYTARGREVSKLFADKRESGWWCFYLD
- a CDS encoding NUDIX domain-containing protein, with the protein product MESRYSLPGGRWALAGGKWEFPGGKLELGESPEQCLVRGLEEELGIAGRETEG